The following nucleotide sequence is from Fusarium graminearum PH-1 chromosome 1, whole genome shotgun sequence.
ACTTGTGAGTAAGGCTGTGGTGGATGTGAGGGAATCGAAGGAAGTCGACTACCATTGGTGTGGGGAGAGAAATAACCAGTAGGAGAAAGTGGTCCGTTCCCTGAATAGTATTCGAGGGAAGGCCCTTCGCCGTAGTTTGGCTCTTGTCCCATCATatcctcttcgtcgcttTCGAGAATCTGCACGCTTCGTGATGTCGGCGACGCCCTCGACTTTTTCCTACCGCGTGACGAATCCGAGGTACCCACGACTGTCTCCATTGATACCGCGATTACCCCCTTTTCGTGGCGCATCTGCGAAGTGTCTGCGATATTTGCTCCCCTCCTTGGACCGTACGTATTGTTGTCTGTGCTTCCATGACCATAGGGTCCGAATCTCGCTGGCCCTGTTTGCATCTGATTCGACAATCTTCCACCCAGGTCGACAACCACCTCAACCACGTACTTGAAGCTGATCATCTCCCCAGGAACACCCTTGATTGTTGGGAATGAATCATCGGGCAGCTtaacagtgacagtgactgATGTTTGCATAGTGTTGGGATCAATAATGAGAGGTGCTATGTTCTGATCGAGGTCCTTGCGGAATATGCTTGTCGAACtcgaagatgacaaggacaatCCACCGAGACCTGTTCTTGATCGTGGGAACACCTCTTCCTTATCAATACGAGCTATGTCTTCCTGGCTCATAGATTCGTCGAAAAAAGCTTTTGGCGGATTGCTGTCGATTTTGCCTTGTCTGAGTAGCGTCACAATCACTCCCGTCATGCTCTTGACCCGCTTGGTGTGCTGAACTGTGACTCGCACAGAGATGGCATCGCCTGGTAAGCAACCACCTTTGAGCAGCTCAACCGTCGCCGTGATCGTCTTCTTGTCTACCGCTTGTTGCTTGGCTGATGTGAGTGTCCCTACTTGGGATAGTGCGACTTCCGGTCTGCTCAAGCTTGTGCTGTTGCTGACACCACTGTCCCCGCTGACTTCGCTTCGCAAATCACTTTGTATCGGACTCCTCGGATCTGTGGTGTGTTCACGGTAGTCTTCTGTCGGTGTTTCTGTCAATTCATGCCCAGCGTTGACTTCGTTGACCTCGGAGTGGGCGGCAGGTGACTTGTCTATCACCATAGACTTTCTCCTTCGGTTTCGCTTCGAGATTGGTTCGAGAAAGATGGTGCGCGGTCTGGGAGTGTGTAGTAACCCAACATCCACGTTTTCTACCAGTATTACTTTCCTTTCGCATGATGACGTTGGGGCAATTGAGGTTGGTCGCGTTAGCGTCGCTGTAACCATGTAGGAAACCGTTCCTCGCTCGAACTGCACGTTACATTAGCAATTATACAGCGCCCAGTCGTTTCGTGTTCAACCTACATCAATACTGCTTGGCAATCCCTTGTCGGGAAACAAAAGGTCGAACCCGAACTCATATCTGCCTGGCTCCAGCCGTCCCTCGCCACTCAACACTTGTTCGTCTTGGAAAAGACTTGCAAGACCGTTTCCGTGATATCTTGGCCGTGCCGCATCGCCGTTTTGCGGTAACACAACAGTTCCTTGCGCCTTGGCGACCGAGGTTGGATCTTTAAGCACACGCACATACCCATGCAGTGATACGGTAAGATGAGTAATTCGAACCGGTTTcacgatgacgatgacgacagctCCACGAACATTGTCGCCAGCGCTATATCGACGGTGGGGTTCTTCGGCACGAATATGAAAGTCGGTGACGTTGCGGTTTCGATTGCGCAAAGGTAGAGAGAGTGGGAGGCTGAAGCGCGAAAGGAAACCTGGGCGCGTAGAAGAGGTGGCAGATGCCGTGGGTGACGTCGCCGTTGGGGCGTGAGAGGTGGAGGAGCCGGCAGACTCGGCCGGAGAGGATGTCGCGATGTTATTAGGAGTGTCGGGAGCCGTCGAGTTGGTAGGACCAGGAGCTTCTGTAACGTTAGAGAGCGTGGGAGAAGATCTCGAGCGGCGACCCATTCCCAGACGTGTTGCCAAAGGCATCAGGACCGGGGTCCAAGGTCGATAGCGACGTCGAGCTTATATAACCGACGTCGCGAGCCTtggagcgagagcgagagctCACAGCCAGGTGGCTCTGGTAGCTAATGGTGCCGATGGGCCGTTGAAATGTATGCATGCGGGTGCGGGTGCGGGAAGGTTAAGGTTGAGGTGGAAGCAGAGACGTTAAATCCGGCGCGTCGGCggttgggttggggttgTGATTGGGATTGGGGCTGCGTGTTCTAAGGCTGCAGGAGGGGTACGGGTAAGAGGGAGATCGACACTCGAGAGATGGATCAAGGATTGAAAAAATATAAATGAACACGAGTACGGATATAAAATACTTAGTAAATGCACTATAGACTGGGCGAGTTGAGATGAAAAAAGTTGGACTGGGCGATCAAGCGAGTGACGAATGTCGGGCTGCAGATGGCGGAGGCGGCagtagcagcaacagcagcagcaagcaaTGGATGCCCGGGACGGACGATACCTTAGTAGATTAACTACAACTAGCACTAGCAACTGTAAGCCACGATTGAAGGTTTACAATCGCGGGACGGGAGGGGGGGGAGGGAGGAATTCACCAATTGGATCAATACCTTTCTAGCGCCTGCAGAAGGGGGGGCATCACCCCCATAGCGTCTTCCATCGAACGAACGGCTTTGGGCAACGATGATGCAAATGCAATCAATGGATGGAGTCCTCTCAAAACAATTGGAGGGGGAAATACCTCAGGGAATAGCAAGAGTCATTGGGATGCATCATTTCTCCACCCCCAACCTAAATCCCACCCAAAATCAGCCATTGTTTCAACTCTCattcttcatcgtcaccTATGCAATTCTGTCTGTCAGGGAGGGCTCCCATCTCGAATCTACCCTACCTGTAAAGTCAGCGTGCATGTGCCAAGACATTGCAGGCCATCGCTCCGCCAAGAAAAGCTTGGTCAGGGCCTCGACGAGCTTGGCTCGCATGTCCAGCCGAAGACCTGGGTCCGTAGATAAACTTAGAAGACAGACAAGCATGGCTAATAAGAGCCTAGCGGAAACGGCCAGCTGAGTGCTTTTTCCCGCCCACCTGTCAAGCTTTCGTGTTACAGCTCGAATTCGCTGCGCCGTGCTTAGTATGTCAACGACAGGCCTCCGAAATGTGTAGTACTGCATGAGCAGCACTTTTGCAAACCTACATCATCAAAGCGCCAAAGCGAATGCAACTTGAGGACAACAGCTGCATCACAATGTCCCCCGTCATGTTGCAAATTTGGTGTGCGGCACGGTTGGTTCCGGGAAAAACCGCCAATGCAGGCCATGACGCGACCGACACGTCCCTCCCTCAGTGGAACATCACTATGGGTAAAGCATCCTCTGCACGGATACGTAGTACATACGACAAAGTACAGGGCATTGATGCTTGCAAAATCATCAGACCCCTATGCCAGTGTAGGCGGGAAAGATAAGGATACCGGCATCGTCTCCACGGTCGGGGATTAGGTAACATAAAGTGAGGGAAACATTTCAGATTCACGGATCTTAGCCATAGTCGCAATCGATTGCACTTGTTGTGCTCTTCTATTCTATGCAATGCCAACATAGTGGCAGTGTCTAATACCCGTACTTGCATTATCCATCCTCAAGGCAAGGTGCAACCTATGCAACCTTTCAATCAACCTTTATAATTATATACATGGTATCGTTATCCATCCCAGGATTTCTGGATTGCCATCCAGACCTATGTGACCAACCAGCGCAATGCCATGCAAATGCGATGCTACATGACAATAATAATAAACAAAGCCCAACCAGAATGAGACAAACCAAAACGCCGTACAGTGCTGTTGTAtgcttccttccttctttccttctgAATGCTTTTTACACTCTAATCCAATGATTCTCCACTCAAAATGCTCTTTAGAATGCCTGCGCCGATACCGTCAGTCGCAGActcgatctccttctctgcgACACAACTTGTGAGTCTTCGCTCATCTCCAGTGGCGGCCATAGTCTTGCGGCCCCTCTTGCTGGGTGTCTGTGGTGCAGTAAAACTTCCAGTCTTTCCATCTGATGCAGTGACCAACCCTAGAGTCTCGAGGCTGCCAGCAACCTCGCGGAATTCAGAGCTCGATAGCGGATGCAGAACAGAGTCGCGGATGCAAAGCTGGCAGTACGCATCGAACAAAGTCTTGATAGTTGGCGCCTGGAATTTCGACTTTGAAGGTGTAGCACCACCattggccatcttggctgcCATTCGAATTCGCTTCTCGTAGGCCACCAGGGCACACAGCGCAGCCTTCTGTTGAAGGTTGAGTGTCTTGAGCCGTTGTGTAGTTCCGTTGCTGaacgctgctgctgtgatcttgttgaggtgACTGATCGATGCTCGAGGTGCCGTTTCTGCTGTGAGAGCCTTGAGAGAATTCGCCATTATCTGCACCACACTTCTTGTGCCACCTGATGCTCCGTTGATGTTCTCTCCAAGGGGTCGCTTGGAGGGTGTCATTTGTAGGAGCTCCTCTCTCGCCTCTTCCTCGTGCTTCTGTCTGGTCTCAACCTCTATCAAATCCAGTGCACGGCGACAAATCTCGAAGGCCTTACGAAGATCTCCAGTCTGCTTTGAGACCTTGCGAGAGCACaggtcaatggcagcagGGTGGATGAATGGCACGTATCCCTCCTTGCCGCCCGCGGGCATCAGCGATTGGAGTcgtgtgatgatgatgttcttgacttgCGTTGCAGTGTAAGGAAGGAATGATAGTAGATCAggcttgaggttcttggccTTCAATCGAGGAAGGAATCGATCAGTCAGGTCCAAGGCGTTGGCAATAccgacgaggatgagacgGGAATTCTTTTGTAGAGACCATTCGAATATCCGGTAAAGACTCTCCAAGCCCATGGTAAGAATGTGGTCGATCTCGTCCAGTGTAACAAGGTGGACAGtgcttgactttgtctttggcACAAACAATGCTTGTAGAGTTGTGATAGCATCAGCCTCCGAGGCGTCAAAACCCTGGCCAAGAGCACCAAGCAGTGTGGTGTAGAGATCCTTTGAAGATTTGACGCTCATACAGTTGACGTAGGCGTATCGGACATCCTTGTGGTTGGCATATTGTCGAGTCATCTCGGTGATCATGGCACTCTTGCCCGTTCCTGGGGGCCCGCTGACATAAAGGCAGCCATGGGGGGTGGGTGAAGAGTAACGGTTGAGAAATTCCGTTAGCTGGTTTCGTTCCTCCTCTCGACCGACGAGTTGACCTGGCTCGGCACCACGAGCAAATAATTGCCGCGCTTGTTGGTAAATGGTCTGGACCGCGCTCGGGGAAAGTGGTGTGTGTGGTGTAAGCCTTTTAAAGAGTTTGCCTGCCGACATGACAGCATGTCTAGGCGTGGTAGGAGGCACCGAGAGGGCATCTCGATGTCGTGGTGTTGAAGGCGTAACGGGGTTATGTTTTGTAGTTGCTTGTGATGGCGACTTTCGGGTTCGGGGAGGTAGCTCAGCCAACACGTCGTCCTCTTCGTCGTTAAAAGGGGAATATGCAGGATCTtcgttctcgtcgttgtATGATGCAGCCCTTGCAAGACGTCGGCTTCGCTTGGGTGTAGTTACTTGGCAGGGAATATCTTGAATCGTCAAGTTAGCAGCTGCGTTGGGGTGTGTTCATTCCATCAAGCACTCACCAGTTTCGTCGATACCCCGAGCTCTCTTTCCCAGAGATGCTGTACGAGCCATGACTGTGTAAAGTGCCTTCCAACTTTTATTTATGCAGTAATGTACAGATGCAACTCGGTAACTCTTTCCAACAAAAAGTGGTACAGGGTTAGGAAGTAAAGGAAGTTGCAAAAACAattgttgtcgatggcaaCTGCAGGTTATGTGCAGGAATTAAAGAATGAAAGTGCCCCATATCGCTCTTACCATTTCCTAGGAAATAGGCGTCAAAGCGTGTTGAAGTCGCGTAGAAACGCGAGACGCGGGCCACGATCAATTAAACAAATGGTCCGTGCATTACGGTCGCGGTTAGAGCAGCGACAGCCTCACGTGTTAATAGAACAAACCCCTGCCGGTCACGACCGTTCGCGACACGGTTAACTAGCGCGATAAATGGATAGCAATTAAACCTCCTGAGACAGTCGTTGCTCAGAGACGCACCAGGACATTGACTCAATTGAGTAGACAGCTCGTTACCGAGAAGCATTGACTTTttcctttttgtctttctcatTGACATGCCCACATGCATCTCTTGCCATGATGATACATCTCGATTGAACAGGCCATATTGAATTTCTAAGATATCAGCCCACTATATGCCATTAATGGACAGATTTTACTCTGTCAAGTTCGGAGCCTCGGCACTGAGAGAGTCCCTATAAAATATATTACGTCATTGTCTCCCATTGGAGATATTACCACATGTCCTgacttttccttttccattTTACTCTGCTAAACATTGAATAttttgttctgttcttctGCAAAAgtgttcatcatgacaacgTACATTCCAGCCCTCACTTTGCCAGACTCGGTCTTCCTCAAGCCGGCTCTTTCGGTTTTACTACCCATCGGCCTCGGCACAGCTGTTGGCTTCAGCGCTACTCGTGAGCTAACCTTCTATCCAGGACCTCATCGGCAGGTTCATTAACTTATTCTTTGTTGCAGAAACCCAAAAGACATATCTTGCGTTGAAGAAGCCCTCGGTGCAACCCCCACCATGGCTATTCGGACCTGTCTGGACTATTCTCTACGGGTATGACCTTTCAAAACTGTCATGTCAGGCACATACTGACTAGCTGTAATTAGTGTCATGGGATATGCCGCCTACCGAGTTGCTGACATTGGTCtttctcccttctcttctcctgAGACTATCGTCAACACCCGACAAGCCATGACTGTTTACTCCATTCAGCTTGGTCTTAACCTCATCTGGACacctctcttcttcggccTATACCGCCCCATCGAGGCCTCTGTTGACATTATAACACTCCTCGGAGTCAACGGTTATCTCACCTATCTCTACAGCTCCATTGACTCTACTGCTGCTTGGTGCCAGGTCCCCTACCTCGGCTGGCTTACCTTTGCTACCTACCTCTGCACTACTATTGGACACTTGAACAACTGGGACCTCGCAAGCGgcgagatcaacaagaaggagtaAGGTGATCCGGCAGAAAAATATTGTAAAGTTCACCTTTTGATCACGAGCTTCGAATGCAGCTACACTGAAACTTCAAGTCTAACGCACTCTAATCGTCTTTTTATCAAAAGTCTTATGTAACTGTCTATCTTAATCACCAGTTGAGAAATAATATCTCAAACTTATGCTCCAACCCACCAGTCTGATATATTCCTAAAATTCAAAGATGAACGCCCAAGATGCTCTAGCCAGTCGTCACAATGCGTAAGAACAAAATCGCTTTTCTAAACCAGTTGGTGGAACCTTAACCTCTACAAGTGAGAAACATCCCGTCCAGTTTCAGAGTGTTATTGGAGGGGGAAGTTTCGCTTTAATCCGTCATAAACCATGAAGATAAAGGCCGAGCTCGGCGCTGACCGGATGCATGTAACACCGCAGCCGCGGTACATGCCTCGAATACCGTGCTGCTGCCACAGTATAGTGCCTTCTTGCCAGAATGTTCGTCGTTGCACAAGATCACTGACGGCGGCCGTTTGCATTCGTGACTTGATTGTGTCCGCGgggaagaacaagaagttGTATGAAACACCCGCCGATGCACCAGCAATCGCCTGTTGCCAGAACGGTAGTGGGGTATCAAGGatcttctgcttctcagcCGCTGATGTAGCTGTCTTCACCTTGTGCTGATAGAACATGCTTGTCACCGTCTCCTTGGCACCGAACCAAGCAGAACCACCGCCTGCCTCTCGAATCAGCGTACCGAGCTGACCGTGCCAGAAACCGCGAAGGCCTTCATGACGAAAGACATGCTTGATGACGGGAATGGGACGGAGAGGAACACCAGCGGAGCCGTCGCCCAACAATGGGGCCTGGATCCTGCacttgacaagctcaatTGGCGTAAGAACAAAAGACGTAAAGGCTCCAGAGAAAGCACCAGTCAACCAAAGATGCGGCAATGAAAGTCCCTGTTCTCGAGAGGCCATGTTGCTTGCAAAAAGCAGTTCGCGACCAAGACTTTCAAACACGAACAGACTGCTAGTTTCGGCGGCAGCGCCCACCAGAGGAGCAGTGATACCCCGGTAAAGACCCAAAACTCCATCGCTCTTGATAGCTTGTCGGAAGCAATCTATTGGACCAGTATATCGTAGCGGGAGATGGTCGGGCTGGCTCTGCAGTCGAACCTTGACTGTGTCGAAAGGGTATTCGATGTATTTGCCAACGGCACCGGCAGTCTGTTCTAGTTAGCATAGTCGAATTTCTCTAGAGTAATAGCACACACCGATCCATAAAGTATATCTTCGAGTGCTTCCGTAAGAgctgtcttggctttgacaggGAGCGCAGGCGCATGGGCCGCCTCGACAGAGACAGGACTCGGCTCCATCACAGTCGGATCGTATATATTAACGAGAATGATATATGCGAGAAAGTGAGAGGTATCGAACTGCGGCTTGTCGGCTGTGGGACGTTATGAATAGCAGTTTCGTAGCTACTGTCTTGGTCGGATGTGTGGAGTCGCAAGATGGACCCAACGAAATATACAGACTGCGGCTTCAGGTACGAAACAACCAGAATCTTGCAGCCGTGAGAAAGAGCGCAAAGCAGGTTTGAAGCGAACCAAACAGTGACAGATGGTAGAATATCCAGCTCGTAGGACGGATTGTGTTTCTCAACCGCAACTCTGAGTCATTTGTCGAAGAAAGGTATAATGAGAAACGTTTGGACGAAAAAAAAccgaaaacaaaaaaagacagagTGAGGGGAACAAATTATCTCGCAGCTACAGGGCGAGCTATTCTCTATTGTATCAGGTTAAGTTTCTTCACTCACTACGAGTTATTAGTGGCCAATGCATGCAACATAAACCGTCGCCCTGTGCTGCGAGCCTGATAGATCAAGCGTTACGCTGCTACAGGTACTGGTGTTGCTCGTTTTGGGCATCTTCAATCCAGACCGTCCCTGTCCCATGGAGAAAAATTCTTAACAGCGCAGCATGTGACATCAGATATTCCGCTTTTCGCACCCATTCGACCCAATCAGACAGAACTGCTCCTTATCAGATCGACCGTGCACAGCTTGAAGCCGCAAAGCTCCAGGGATTTCGTTACATTCGGTTTGGAGGACCGGGGCTTTTAGGCTTGGAAAGACTCTTCATGTGATCCCTGGCCGTGAATGATTCCGTCCGAACCATCCATTGTCCTATGAGGAGTTGGAAAGCCCTGTAACGCGGAACAGAATTGGCGTTTTGTTGCAGTTTTCCGACTAGCGTCCTGCAGCTTGATCGaactgattgataagataTCCACTCCGGTCACGGCTTTGGTTGTACAATAACCTTCATAAGACCTAAGTATGGGAAGAGATAATCGGGATGTGGGTATATTGTTCTGAGTTTTTTCAATTCAACAAGTGAGCGATTTCTTTGTTGCTATTATGCATTTATGCCACTTGCATGATTTTGTGTATACTACCAAAGTACCTAATCAAcaggcctcagggtattagaaaaagtgactgctggaagcataaaagataaaattattagcgcagcttatgccacttagacgAAGCTccttagactacttatttttataccctaaggacttaggaggccaacctttctgctacccactagacaGGGCACTAACAACCAAATCTGGGCtgcatctcatcatcctcatcttgaTCAATACTTAATTCAGGGGAATTTTGGACATCTCAACTGAGTCCTCCAATGAACCTTGGAAGCTGTTTGCTATTGACTTATAGTGGTTGAGTTCCTTGATACTGAATCCCTCTGCCGTACCATATTCATCATTTGATGGTGTATTGTGATTTTTGAACTGTAATGttgacttttcttttctttcttataCCATATTCGTCATATTTTTATCCCTGGGGCTCTCACTCCACGTGTATTCTTATTGTCAAGCTTTATTAATGACTTGGCACGCTTGAAACGCTGTGCTCACTTCCATACTCGGTACACTATGCGTATCAATGCCCCGCGCATATTAGCACCTCCCACCCTCAGGATTTGAGAGACATTGACAGGGGCGTCCCGATAAAAAGCATATATACGCTTTCCAAATATGTAGGATATCGATTAATAACCTATAAACTACTAGGTATACAGTGACTTATACATGCCAAGTATAAGGAAGTCGTCTAAGCACCGACCCGGCTCCATACTACCCAATCTGGCTTTGCATCGCAACTTTGGAGAAGCATttactgcttcttcttgttggaagcCTTGGAAGGGGAACcctccttcttttcagcagcctccttggcctccatAGCACGAACATCgtcggcctccttcttctcagcgtACCACTCGCCAgcttggagaacaagaatgccgacaagaacaagagcgaGAATAGTGTTGCTGGCGGAAAGAACCTTCAAGCTGTCCTCGCGACCAAGAATAAGCTCGCCGCTCTCACCCTCGTGGGTCTTGCCGTCGAAGCCATCGTTGGTCCAGATCTCGGCGCTGACGCTTCGAAGAGccttgacaatgttggcaaCGTAGACACCGAAGCCGATAAGGTAGAGGATGAGAGATGCGCCGTCAAAGAGGAAGTTGGCCTCGCTCGGGCggaagagcttgatgaagaaaccgaTGAAACCGATGGAGATGACAATGTGGAGAATGCGGCTGATGAGTGCGGGAGACTGATGCACAAACTTCAGATGTGTCTCGAGATGGTCGAAGAAGTTGTCGGGCACGGGGGCCTTGGTCCAGAGGAGAGGAAAGTCGTAAGGGAACGACGCGAACAGGATACCCAGGAAGAAGCACACAGCTGCGACATGGGTCAGTACTGAGAAGGAATTGGGCTTAGTAGATCTACTTACGGGCAATTATCATGAAAGTGGCAAAGGAACCAGATCCATGGTAGTTCTTCGACTTGGTAGTCTTGGAGTAGTCGATGAAGCCGCTCATGGTGACAATGCTTATTTATGGAGGGGCTTTAAAAGCGCGAAAGATGTTGCGTTGCGCAAGTGCGGAGTAATAGGGAACGTGTCGAGTGCAAGGACAACGACGCGCAGATGCTTAAATAAGCGAAATAGTCACTGTCGCAATGCGCTCAATATCACGCTTGACAATTGGTGTTTGCGGAGATGTgcggaggagaagaagaaagtaaagtagagaagaggaggttgttggttctgtcaGTAGTGGGACAAAAACTAAGGGTAGCTTCAGGTTAGTCTGACATTAGAGCTGGAGCACtgataggtaggtaccttcCAGATTGGTGGTAGACTGGGGTTTTCGTGGAGTATCTACCTGTCCTTATCTCGTTATTAGGTGGGTTCTAGTAAGCCTCCAGCTCTAAGCAAATATGGGAGATTTTGagtggttgttgtgtttcttcaactccactAGCCAGGGTCTCGATGTTGGTCAGGTCAGTTCTAGAAGCTCAACGATCTGACTATTGAAGATAAACCAAAGTATTACTTGAAATTAAAGAGATGCTTAGTTCAGCTGAAGCCAATCAAATATCTAATTCCGCAGAGAAAGACTGCCCGAAGAGTGCTTGTATTAGTACCCAGCCATGGGCTGGAGTATCTACTAACCTATTGGAACTGATATTGCCCGAGACATGTTGGTTTGTAGAAGCAGTTCTACTCAAAGACATATGTCTTTGTTAGTTAAAAATAACTTGTATGACACAAGACTATCTTAAACAGACTGTTGTCGTCGCCAAATCCGTCGTTCGCCTCTTCTGCACATTCCAGTTACGAGCTTAAGGAAAGTATTGCGCCGCCACTACACTATGAGCGCAAAGCCTCCAGCGTCTTGCCATACAAATAAATAGAAAATATCCGGCGGGCGCGATAAAGTCAAGCTGTATTTTCTCTCATTATATCGTGAATCGTCTTTGGGACCTCTGTTGTATCTTTACTTTCCACCTCGTTCAACCAAGCACTTAGACTACAAAGCAGAAACGTCGACTTGTCAAAATGACTGGAGCTCTTTATAATACTGCAATAATACTGTCTATTGTATCTTTAGTTGCATCGCAGGATTATTCCAACACTACCACATCGAAATCGACTATCTACCGAGGATCGGACAACTACAAGTATCATGGCTGCTACAACGAGACGACGCAGATTCAAGACTCTGCCGAATACCGCGCTCTTGCCGATGGCACCCATCTTGTCAAAGCCGGAAAGATGACAGTCCCTATGTGTCTCGACTTCTGCACTTCAAACGGGACACAATACAAATATGCTGGACTGGAGTGGTCACGGTATGTGCTAAAAATCATAAATATGAGACTGGGTTTGGCTTATGCACTAGATTGTTAGGGAATGCTGGTGTTCTCCATACTTGTCAAGCCTTTCAGCAAAGCTCAGCGATGATGATTGTGAGAACCCGTGCGAGGGTAACTCGTCTCAGATTTGTGGAGGACCACTCAGATTGAGCGTCTATCAACTTTCCGAGGGGGATGCATCAAATAGAGGGGCAGTGCTATCGGTACCAGGAGCCATACTCAGTCTCTCAATCGTGGCGCTATCACTGTTGTCACTGTAATGTGCCAAAGAGGTCTTGTCTGGGTACAATGAAGAAGTTATGTTAGATGGGTATATAGTCATAATTCGCTGCCATAACATCCTGTACGCAACCAACAAGTATTCAGAACTTCAAAGGGGCCATGCCTCGCTGCTTCACAGCCTGTTGCACAACCACCTTGATGCCCTCCACTGACCGTCTCCAAGTCTCCTGCCCTCGCCCCTTTCTACCATCTTGTTCAACCAACACATCCAACCACTTGACCAGCTTGGTCGCCTTCTCCAAATCACGCTCTTCCTGAACCACTCGCTCGAGAAACTTTTCCAATACTTCTATGTCCCCGCGATGAGGGCCATTTTTCCTCGTCTCTGAATGCCAAGCATCTAGCATATCTTTGATTTCCTGGGTCGAGGTTACCCCTGAACTTGCAAACGATATCTTGCGTGGCAATGTTGCGAATTGAATCCTAAGTTGCCCCCCTGGCAATGCCACGTCTGTATCAATGGAGTTCTGTTTACGCAAAGGAGCTTCCAGATTTGTTTGTTGGACTTTTTTACGCCTCTTGTGGTCTTCGATAACCTCCTTTCGCACGTCTTCGGGAAGCTCCGCGAGAAACTCCGAgtcaagttcttcaacgacGTCTTCTTCCTGAAAAGCGTCGCCGACCTCATTCAAAGATCGGAAGTTGGTCTGCAATAGACCAGCCTGGGCATCT
It contains:
- a CDS encoding amino acid transporter arg-13, giving the protein MEPSPVSVEAAHAPALPVKAKTALTEALEDILYGSTAGAVGKYIEYPFDTVKVRLQSQPDHLPLRYTGPIDCFRQAIKSDGVLGLYRGITAPLVGAAAETSSLFVFESLGRELLFASNMASREQGLSLPHLWLTGAFSGAFTSFVLTPIELVKCRIQAPLLGDGSAGVPLRPIPVIKHVFRHEGLRGFWHGQLGTLIREAGGGSAWFGAKETVTSMFYQHKVKTATSAAEKQKILDTPLPFWQQAIAGASAGVSYNFLFFPADTIKSRMQTAAVSDLVQRRTFWQEGTILWQQHGIRGMYRGCGVTCIRSAPSSAFIFMVYDGLKRNFPLQ